Proteins encoded by one window of Cylindrospermum stagnale PCC 7417:
- a CDS encoding efflux RND transporter permease subunit has translation MVKSNSAKSARERFNISKLAIAHSWLTVCFWLAVTIAGILAFSSLKYALFPDITFPVVVVNAQAPLTTALDTEAKLTLPLEEQLKSLEGIDEIRSSTYPGQSAVSLAFAVGTNLETATSNAESVLKKLTLPQGANYKIIPLNLNESAAISYAIESPSRNLGDLSKLAKEQIVPAIAKLPGVLKVSLLGNASSATPPSAANAAPQAGANLIRFNGKDALAFQVIKRGSANTLEVVSLVEKEVQRLQSSLKDIKLSLAATQAKYIRDATKSTIDALIEAIALSIIVIYPFLWNWQATLISALAIPVSLLGTFIVMAIYGFNLETITLLALALVIGSIVDDAIVDVENIMRHVEDGETPRQAALIATNEIGLTVTAATFTAVAVFLPIGLMGGVIGQFFKPFGITVSAAMLTSMMVARTLSPVLCIYWLKPTASRSPRRESNLWAGFAQSYQNLLGWSLSHRGIVLGLAVLSFVAGIALIPLIPKGFIPKLDRGEFNIVYTAPLPNIPDQATLQKLAAQAAQAGISPSIPIPNPLNDSLEVAKKLEAVVRKSPAVETVFTTIGSREGEPNKGTLYVKLKENREIKTSELQDQFRASLPNLSGVTTSVEDIQFVDTGGQKPLQIALRGDDLKALSKTTKAIKERIEKLPGFADVTITGDTKQDTVFQIEHLNNQRVAYIGANLGKDLTLGNATDKVVAEAKAVIPPGVSLDLGGDSARQGEVFGSFGATLGLSALCIVVVLIWLFKGWVDPVVIGVSLPLALVGAMLALLITKSDFGMISLIGFVFLLGITNKNAILIVDYINQLRESGLDRTEAILKAGPVRLRPIMMTTASTILGMVPIALGLGAGSELRSPMAVAIAGGLVTSTILSLIVVPVVYAILDDWFPRFKQRENL, from the coding sequence ATGGTAAAGTCTAATAGCGCAAAATCAGCACGAGAGCGCTTTAATATTTCTAAATTAGCGATCGCACATTCTTGGCTCACGGTCTGCTTTTGGCTAGCCGTAACTATAGCCGGTATTTTAGCTTTCAGTTCCCTGAAGTATGCTTTGTTTCCTGATATTACCTTTCCGGTGGTGGTGGTGAATGCTCAAGCACCGCTAACTACGGCTTTGGATACGGAAGCAAAACTCACTCTTCCACTGGAAGAGCAACTGAAATCTCTGGAAGGAATTGACGAGATTCGCTCATCCACTTATCCAGGACAATCTGCTGTTAGTCTGGCTTTTGCTGTGGGGACGAATTTAGAAACAGCCACCAGCAACGCTGAATCTGTACTCAAAAAGTTGACTTTACCTCAAGGAGCAAATTATAAAATTATTCCCTTGAATTTAAATGAGTCGGCGGCTATTAGCTACGCCATTGAGAGTCCTTCGCGGAATCTCGGCGATTTGAGTAAATTGGCAAAAGAGCAAATCGTGCCGGCGATCGCTAAATTGCCTGGCGTTTTAAAGGTCTCTCTATTGGGCAATGCTAGCTCCGCTACGCCCCCAAGTGCCGCAAATGCAGCCCCCCAAGCAGGAGCAAATTTAATTCGGTTTAATGGCAAAGATGCCTTGGCTTTTCAGGTAATTAAACGCGGTAGCGCTAACACCTTGGAAGTTGTCAGCCTGGTAGAGAAGGAAGTCCAACGGCTACAGTCTAGCTTGAAGGATATCAAACTCTCTTTAGCCGCTACTCAGGCAAAATATATCCGCGATGCTACCAAGTCAACGATAGATGCACTCATTGAAGCGATCGCTTTGTCAATCATCGTCATCTATCCATTTTTATGGAATTGGCAAGCTACCCTAATTTCTGCCTTAGCGATTCCTGTCTCTTTGCTGGGAACGTTTATTGTGATGGCGATTTATGGCTTTAATTTAGAGACAATTACTTTGCTGGCACTGGCTTTGGTGATTGGCAGTATTGTCGATGATGCGATCGTTGATGTAGAAAACATCATGCGACACGTCGAAGATGGGGAAACTCCCCGGCAAGCTGCTTTGATTGCTACAAATGAAATTGGGCTAACTGTCACCGCTGCTACATTTACAGCGGTAGCGGTTTTTCTCCCCATAGGTTTGATGGGTGGGGTAATTGGTCAATTCTTTAAGCCATTTGGCATCACTGTCTCAGCAGCGATGCTCACTTCGATGATGGTAGCCCGGACTTTATCGCCGGTGCTGTGTATCTACTGGCTGAAACCCACAGCTTCCCGTTCTCCACGCCGAGAAAGCAATCTCTGGGCGGGTTTTGCCCAATCTTACCAAAACTTGTTGGGGTGGTCTTTGAGCCACCGAGGGATAGTTTTGGGGTTAGCTGTCCTCAGTTTTGTGGCTGGGATAGCGCTAATTCCCCTGATTCCTAAAGGATTTATTCCCAAACTCGACCGGGGTGAGTTCAATATAGTTTATACTGCTCCTCTGCCAAATATTCCTGATCAGGCTACTTTGCAGAAGCTAGCAGCACAGGCCGCACAGGCAGGAATTTCCCCTTCAATTCCCATCCCCAACCCGTTGAATGATTCTTTGGAGGTGGCGAAAAAACTGGAAGCGGTTGTGAGAAAGTCTCCCGCAGTGGAAACGGTATTTACTACTATTGGTTCTCGTGAGGGTGAGCCAAATAAAGGCACGCTTTATGTGAAGTTGAAGGAAAATCGGGAAATTAAAACTTCAGAACTTCAAGATCAGTTCCGTGCTTCTTTGCCTAATCTTTCTGGTGTCACAACCAGCGTTGAAGATATTCAATTTGTCGATACTGGTGGTCAAAAACCGCTTCAAATAGCTTTGCGGGGTGATGACCTGAAAGCACTCAGCAAAACAACCAAAGCAATTAAAGAGCGAATTGAGAAACTACCAGGATTTGCTGATGTCACCATTACAGGTGATACCAAACAAGACACAGTTTTTCAAATTGAGCATTTGAATAATCAGCGGGTGGCTTATATCGGTGCAAATTTGGGTAAGGATTTAACCTTGGGTAATGCTACAGATAAAGTCGTGGCTGAAGCTAAAGCTGTAATTCCCCCTGGTGTTTCTTTGGACTTGGGAGGAGATTCTGCCCGCCAAGGTGAGGTGTTTGGCAGTTTTGGCGCAACTTTGGGTTTATCGGCACTGTGTATTGTGGTGGTGCTGATTTGGCTGTTTAAAGGCTGGGTAGACCCTGTGGTAATTGGGGTTTCTTTACCTTTGGCATTGGTGGGGGCGATGTTGGCGTTACTGATTACCAAGAGTGATTTCGGGATGATTTCCCTGATCGGTTTTGTGTTTTTGCTGGGAATCACGAACAAAAACGCCATCTTGATTGTGGATTATATCAACCAGCTACGGGAATCTGGGTTAGACCGGACAGAGGCGATTCTCAAGGCTGGGCCAGTGCGTCTGCGACCAATTATGATGACTACAGCTTCGACTATTTTGGGGATGGTACCCATCGCTTTGGGTTTGGGTGCGGGTTCCGAATTGCGATCGCCTATGGCTGTAGCTATTGCCGGCGGTTTGGTAACATCCACTATCCTCAGTTTAATTGTTGTCCCAGTGGTTTACGCCATCTTAGATGATTGGTTTCCCCGGTTTAAGCAGAGGGAAAACCTGTGA
- the hpnH gene encoding adenosyl-hopene transferase HpnH has product MAVNLQQAIDIGKYLVTQRLKGRKRFPLVLMLEPLFRCNLACTGCGKIQHPTEILKQNLTPEQCFAAVEECGAPVVSIPGGEPLLHPQIDVIVRGLIERKKYIYLCTNALLLEKSLDKFQPSPYLTFSVHLDGMREWHDQCVDRKGVFDIAVKAIRAAKAKGFRVTTNTTIFEGCNPQEMQEFFDFLETLNTDGMMISPGYSYEWAPDQDHFLQREQTRALFRQILAPYTAGKKNWNFNHNPLFLDFLIGEKDYECTPWGSPSYSVLGWQKPCYLLNEGYYTSFDELLAKTDWSKYGRASGNPKCADCMVHCGYEPTAAIDAMQPQNMARAIGSVFGK; this is encoded by the coding sequence ATGGCAGTTAATCTACAACAAGCAATAGATATCGGCAAGTATCTCGTTACCCAGCGATTAAAAGGGCGTAAACGCTTTCCCCTAGTATTGATGTTGGAACCTCTTTTCCGCTGTAACCTTGCCTGTACTGGTTGTGGAAAAATCCAGCACCCAACAGAAATACTCAAGCAAAACCTTACCCCAGAACAGTGCTTTGCCGCAGTTGAAGAATGCGGCGCACCAGTAGTTTCTATTCCTGGAGGAGAACCGCTGTTACATCCCCAAATTGATGTAATTGTTCGGGGATTAATTGAGCGCAAAAAGTATATTTACTTGTGTACTAATGCTCTGTTGTTAGAAAAAAGCCTAGATAAGTTTCAACCTTCACCTTATCTAACTTTCAGCGTCCATTTAGATGGAATGCGGGAATGGCACGATCAATGTGTAGACCGCAAAGGCGTTTTTGATATCGCCGTCAAAGCCATTCGCGCCGCCAAAGCTAAAGGCTTTCGTGTCACCACCAACACCACTATTTTTGAAGGTTGTAATCCTCAAGAAATGCAAGAGTTTTTCGACTTCCTAGAAACACTGAATACTGATGGGATGATGATTTCTCCAGGCTACAGTTATGAGTGGGCACCAGATCAAGATCATTTCCTCCAGCGGGAACAAACCCGCGCCCTCTTCCGCCAAATCTTAGCCCCATACACAGCCGGTAAAAAGAACTGGAACTTTAATCACAACCCGCTATTTCTAGATTTTCTCATCGGTGAAAAAGACTACGAATGCACACCTTGGGGTAGCCCTAGTTACAGCGTTCTCGGTTGGCAAAAACCCTGCTATCTTTTGAATGAAGGTTATTACACCAGCTTTGATGAACTATTAGCAAAAACTGACTGGAGTAAATACGGTCGTGCTAGTGGTAATCCCAAATGTGCTGATTGCATGGTTCACTGTGGTTATGAACCGACCGCAGCAATAGATGCGATGCAACCGCAAAACATGGCACGGGCTATTGGCAGTGTGTTTGGTAAATAA
- a CDS encoding response regulator: MNTIRVVLIEDHDLTRVGIRAALQKVDNFEVVGDARDAESGLKLLNATQPDVAIVDVGLPNMSGIELTQHFKNSTDPEQISETKILIMTMQDSPETVLAAFAAGADSYCMKDASIDKLVDALRSTASGNAWIDPTIARIVLQQTQKTSIAGDGNALPDTIAINGLPAKYSQIVESFPLTPRELDVLRLIVDGCSNAAIAEQLYISVGTVKTHVRSILNKLCVSDRTQIAVRALRGGLVA, from the coding sequence ATGAATACAATCCGTGTAGTTTTAATTGAAGATCACGACCTTACACGAGTTGGTATCCGTGCTGCATTGCAGAAAGTGGATAACTTTGAAGTCGTCGGCGATGCTAGAGATGCCGAGTCTGGTCTAAAGCTACTAAACGCCACCCAACCAGATGTAGCGATAGTTGATGTCGGTCTGCCTAATATGAGCGGGATTGAGTTGACCCAACACTTCAAAAATTCAACAGATCCAGAACAAATTTCTGAAACCAAAATTTTGATTATGACCATGCAGGATAGTCCAGAAACTGTTCTCGCTGCCTTTGCTGCTGGGGCAGACTCTTACTGTATGAAAGATGCCAGCATTGATAAATTGGTAGATGCTTTGCGAAGCACCGCTAGTGGAAATGCCTGGATTGACCCAACAATTGCTCGAATCGTCTTGCAGCAGACTCAAAAAACTTCCATTGCTGGCGACGGAAATGCTCTACCTGACACAATTGCCATCAACGGCTTGCCAGCAAAATATAGCCAGATTGTCGAAAGCTTTCCCCTGACACCACGAGAATTAGATGTTTTGCGGCTGATTGTCGACGGATGCAGTAACGCGGCGATTGCCGAGCAACTATACATTTCAGTAGGTACAGTTAAAACACACGTTCGGAGTATTCTGAATAAGCTATGCGTCAGTGACCGCACTCAGATAGCAGTTCGTGCTTTGCGAGGTGGATTAGTCGCGTAA
- a CDS encoding nucleoside phosphorylase, which yields MLNTPPINTIIVPQGAEYQAVKRGLNRASGEKPNVIAIPVGVQPLRQYLQQWTGEKNRILLMGLCGSLQTHHTVGDVVLYKDCNYQGKLQKCNNTLTAQIQTHIPDKVTLVKSLTSDRLIWSAAEKRYLSENTGADVVDMEGYAALEFFPTLAILRVVSDNAQHDIPDLTSAISLDGSLKPLEIAIAFFRQPLAATRLIRGSLRGLKVLEQATTSLFST from the coding sequence ATGCTTAACACCCCACCCATCAACACAATAATTGTTCCCCAAGGAGCAGAATATCAAGCAGTGAAACGCGGCTTAAACCGAGCCAGCGGTGAAAAACCCAACGTCATAGCGATTCCCGTAGGAGTACAGCCCCTACGCCAATACTTGCAACAGTGGACAGGAGAGAAAAATAGAATATTGCTGATGGGTTTATGTGGAAGCTTGCAGACACACCACACAGTTGGGGATGTCGTGTTGTACAAAGATTGTAATTATCAGGGAAAACTGCAAAAGTGTAACAACACACTCACCGCACAGATTCAAACCCATATACCAGATAAAGTAACACTTGTCAAATCATTAACAAGCGATCGCCTAATTTGGTCAGCAGCCGAAAAACGTTATCTAAGTGAGAACACTGGTGCTGATGTAGTAGATATGGAAGGATATGCCGCCCTAGAGTTTTTCCCAACCCTCGCCATATTGCGAGTAGTCAGCGACAACGCCCAGCACGATATACCCGATTTAACATCAGCCATTAGCCTGGATGGTTCACTAAAACCCTTAGAAATAGCGATCGCATTTTTCCGCCAACCTTTAGCTGCAACTCGGTTGATTCGTGGTTCCTTACGCGGGTTAAAAGTGTTAGAACAAGCCACAACTTCACTATTTTCTACCTAG
- the hpnA gene encoding hopanoid-associated sugar epimerase: protein MTQVFVTGGTGFVGAHVVRLLLQEGYTVKALVRPSSNLGNLRGLPVEIVKGDLNHPDLWQQMQGCQYLFHVAAHYSLWQVDKEQLYFDNVQGTRNVLAAAQKAGIERTVYTSSVAAIGVGASGKVVDESYQSPLEKLVGDYKKSKFLAEQVAIAAASLGQEIVVVNPSSPIGSMDIKPTPTGDIILRFLRRQMPFYLDTGLNFIDVRDVARGHLLALQKGKSGDRYILGNQNLSLKQLLEQLAEITGLKPPQKSIPPWIPYSAAWVDEKILAPLGKTPSVPLDGVRMAKQPMYYDASKAVRELGLPQSSLNLALKDAVDWFVSQGYVNKS, encoded by the coding sequence GTGACGCAAGTATTTGTTACCGGGGGTACAGGTTTTGTTGGTGCCCATGTTGTGAGGTTGTTGTTACAAGAAGGATACACCGTTAAAGCTTTGGTACGCCCTAGCAGTAACTTGGGAAATCTCCGGGGTTTACCCGTAGAAATTGTCAAAGGCGATTTGAATCACCCGGATTTGTGGCAGCAAATGCAAGGTTGTCAATATCTATTTCATGTCGCTGCCCATTATTCTCTATGGCAAGTAGACAAAGAGCAACTTTACTTTGATAATGTCCAAGGTACGCGCAATGTTTTGGCAGCCGCCCAAAAAGCTGGAATTGAACGCACTGTGTACACCAGTTCCGTAGCCGCGATTGGGGTGGGGGCATCTGGTAAAGTCGTAGATGAAAGTTATCAGAGTCCCTTAGAGAAATTGGTGGGTGATTACAAAAAATCGAAGTTTCTCGCTGAACAAGTAGCGATCGCCGCCGCAAGTCTGGGACAGGAAATCGTTGTCGTCAATCCTAGCAGCCCCATTGGGTCAATGGATATCAAACCCACCCCAACCGGCGATATTATCCTGCGGTTTTTACGGCGACAAATGCCCTTTTATTTAGATACTGGTTTGAACTTTATTGATGTCCGAGATGTAGCCAGGGGGCACTTACTGGCGTTGCAAAAGGGAAAATCAGGCGATCGCTATATCTTAGGAAACCAAAACCTCAGCCTCAAGCAACTGCTAGAACAACTCGCCGAAATCACCGGCTTAAAACCACCCCAAAAATCTATCCCCCCTTGGATACCCTACAGCGCTGCTTGGGTTGATGAAAAAATCCTCGCACCTTTAGGTAAAACGCCCTCAGTACCTTTAGATGGTGTCCGCATGGCGAAACAACCTATGTATTATGATGCCTCTAAGGCTGTCCGCGAGTTGGGTTTACCTCAGTCTTCCCTGAATCTAGCACTCAAAGATGCTGTAGATTGGTTTGTCTCTCAAGGCTATGTCAATAAAAGCTAG